From Caldilineales bacterium, one genomic window encodes:
- a CDS encoding isoprenylcysteine carboxylmethyltransferase family protein, which produces MATNELIFRLLALALFGATMGISIFYRHRAEVQGGRQDRATSRRTLVILRLSSLIAFAPLVAYIFNPAWVEWARLPLPLWARWLGFLLAAAVIPGFAWVFRAIGNNISPVETTREGHQLVTGGPYRFVRHPLYSLGTVFLMGLTLLTALWTLPVGLALPYVVLLRRTDREEANLVAAFGDDYRDYMGRTGRFVPRFNT; this is translated from the coding sequence ATGGCAACCAATGAACTGATCTTCCGTCTGCTGGCGCTGGCGCTGTTTGGGGCGACGATGGGCATCAGCATTTTCTACCGGCATCGCGCCGAAGTGCAGGGCGGCAGACAGGATCGCGCTACCAGTCGGCGGACGTTGGTCATCCTGCGCCTGAGCAGCCTCATCGCTTTCGCGCCGCTGGTTGCCTACATATTCAATCCGGCCTGGGTGGAGTGGGCGCGCCTGCCGCTACCACTTTGGGCGCGCTGGTTGGGCTTCCTCCTGGCTGCCGCCGTCATCCCCGGCTTTGCCTGGGTGTTCCGCGCGATCGGGAACAACATCTCGCCCGTGGAAACCACCCGCGAGGGCCACCAACTGGTGACAGGCGGCCCCTATCGTTTTGTCCGCCACCCACTCTACAGCCTGGGAACCGTCTTTTTGATGGGCCTGACCTTGCTCACTGCCTTGTGGACGCTGCCGGTCGGCCTGGCGTTGCCCTATGTGGTGCTGCTGCGGCGCACAGACCGCGAGGAGGCGAACCTCGTCGCCGCCTTCGGCGATGACTACCGCGACTACATGGGCCGCACAGGGCGGTTCGTGCCACGATTCAACACGTGA
- a CDS encoding heavy metal translocating P-type ATPase → MTQSSSLQTFHITGMDCADCARGIERGVCRLEGVQSAAINFGAATLKVEGEVGRALVEARVRELGYGVAEPAAPGEAQAGTAVVHANTGVDGFVRYLLGRRDTTLALVGMALILPGLVFNELLPMLGLSHPLFDLTSVLAWACAGFPIWRRAWRSLRISRSITIDVLMSIAAFGAVLIGAYAEAGLVMVLFSLGEALEGYVTERARGSIRSLMELAPTEATILGPCIDCHEHLGQDGYSGGPCPFCGLEERRTPVSELRIGDVILVKPGERLPMDGRVTAGRSSVNQAPITGESRPVEKDEGDEVFAGSINGEGAIQVEVTHLAADTTISRLIRLVEEAQEQKAPVQRFVDRFAAAYTPAVVVIAALVALLPPLIWGQPFLNPAPGEQGWLYRALALLVVACPCALVISTPVSLISAISNGAHRGLLIKGGAYLEALSRVKAIAFDKTGTLTTGRPQLMRVRAVDCEDVQQAFCPACDDLLALTTAVERQSEHALAGAVVEAAQARDLQHRYGAAAQVQALTGTGVRGRVQANGGASDVLIANHSYFDAHLPHPAHCTEVAQAAAAGQTPMLVSANGSYRGYLTVADAVRPEAAQSLADLRRLGIEHLVMLTGDDAATAAGVAEQVGVTEVRAGLLPEHKVAAVRELLAEYGAAAMVGDGINDAPALAAATVGIAMGAAGTAQALETANIALMSDDLARLPFAVRLSRATMAVIRQNVVFSLGIKAVFLLLVLAGLGSMWLAVFADMGASLLVTLNGMRLLRKPGS, encoded by the coding sequence ATGACGCAATCAAGTTCCCTCCAAACATTTCACATCACCGGTATGGACTGCGCCGACTGCGCCCGCGGCATCGAGCGCGGCGTCTGCCGGTTGGAAGGCGTACAGAGCGCCGCCATCAACTTCGGGGCCGCCACGCTGAAGGTGGAGGGCGAGGTCGGCCGGGCGCTTGTCGAGGCGCGGGTGCGCGAGTTGGGCTATGGTGTGGCCGAGCCGGCAGCGCCGGGGGAAGCACAGGCAGGGACAGCGGTCGTCCACGCCAATACGGGCGTGGACGGGTTCGTCCGCTATCTGTTGGGGCGCCGCGACACAACCCTGGCGCTGGTGGGGATGGCGCTCATCCTGCCGGGGCTGGTCTTCAACGAATTGCTGCCCATGCTAGGGCTCTCACACCCGCTGTTCGACCTGACCTCGGTGCTGGCCTGGGCTTGCGCCGGCTTTCCTATCTGGCGGCGCGCCTGGCGCAGCCTGCGCATCAGCCGCAGCATCACCATCGATGTGCTGATGAGCATCGCCGCCTTCGGGGCCGTGCTCATCGGCGCCTATGCCGAGGCCGGGCTGGTGATGGTGCTGTTCAGCCTGGGCGAGGCGCTGGAGGGCTACGTGACCGAGCGGGCGCGCGGCTCGATCCGAAGCCTGATGGAGCTGGCCCCCACCGAGGCCACCATCCTGGGGCCGTGCATCGATTGCCACGAACACCTGGGGCAGGATGGCTACAGCGGCGGGCCGTGCCCGTTTTGCGGTCTGGAAGAAAGACGCACGCCGGTGAGCGAGCTACGGATCGGCGATGTGATTCTGGTCAAGCCCGGCGAACGGCTGCCGATGGATGGCCGGGTGACGGCCGGGCGGTCGAGCGTCAACCAGGCGCCGATCACTGGCGAGAGCAGGCCGGTCGAGAAGGACGAGGGGGACGAGGTGTTCGCCGGCAGCATCAACGGTGAGGGGGCGATCCAGGTCGAGGTCACGCACCTGGCCGCCGACACCACCATCAGCCGTCTTATCCGCCTGGTGGAAGAAGCCCAGGAGCAGAAAGCGCCCGTGCAACGCTTCGTCGACCGCTTCGCCGCCGCTTACACGCCGGCCGTGGTCGTGATTGCGGCGCTCGTAGCCCTCCTCCCGCCCTTGATCTGGGGCCAGCCGTTCCTGAATCCCGCCCCCGGCGAGCAAGGCTGGCTGTATCGGGCCTTGGCCTTGCTGGTGGTGGCCTGCCCCTGCGCCCTGGTGATCAGCACACCGGTCAGCCTGATCAGCGCCATCAGCAACGGCGCCCATCGCGGGTTGCTGATCAAAGGCGGGGCCTATCTGGAAGCCCTGAGCCGGGTGAAGGCCATCGCCTTCGACAAGACCGGCACGCTTACCACCGGCCGGCCGCAACTGATGCGGGTGCGGGCGGTGGATTGCGAGGATGTTCAGCAGGCTTTCTGCCCGGCCTGCGATGACCTACTGGCTCTGACCACCGCCGTGGAGCGGCAGAGCGAGCACGCGCTGGCCGGGGCCGTGGTGGAGGCAGCGCAGGCGCGTGATCTGCAACATCGCTACGGCGCCGCGGCGCAGGTGCAGGCGCTGACCGGAACCGGGGTGCGAGGCCGGGTGCAGGCGAACGGCGGCGCCAGCGATGTCCTGATCGCCAATCACAGCTATTTCGACGCCCATCTCCCTCACCCCGCCCATTGCACCGAGGTCGCCCAGGCCGCCGCTGCCGGACAGACGCCGATGCTGGTCAGCGCCAACGGGAGCTACCGCGGCTATCTGACGGTGGCCGATGCCGTGCGTCCAGAGGCGGCGCAGTCCCTGGCCGATCTCCGCCGGCTGGGCATCGAGCATTTGGTGATGCTTACGGGCGATGACGCCGCTACCGCCGCCGGGGTGGCAGAGCAGGTGGGCGTGACCGAGGTGCGGGCCGGTCTGTTGCCCGAACACAAGGTGGCGGCGGTGCGCGAGTTGCTGGCCGAGTACGGCGCGGCGGCGATGGTGGGCGATGGCATCAACGATGCGCCGGCCCTGGCTGCGGCCACGGTGGGCATTGCCATGGGCGCAGCCGGCACGGCCCAGGCGCTGGAGACTGCCAATATCGCCCTGATGAGTGACGACCTGGCCCGGTTGCCCTTTGCTGTGCGGCTGAGCCGGGCGACGATGGCTGTCATCCGCCAGAATGTGGTCTTCAGCCTGGGGATCAAGGCGGTGTTCTTGCTGTTGGTGCTGGCGGGGCTGGGGTCGATGTGGCTGGCGGTCTTTGCCGATATGGGGGCGTCGCTGTTGGTGACGCTGAACGGGATGCGGTTGTTGCGGAAGCCTGGTTCCTGA
- a CDS encoding (2Fe-2S)-binding protein has protein sequence MTLHLTIDGQRVSAPAGATILDAARTAGIRIPTLCHHPDLSTVGACRMCVVSVRGARALQTACTTPAAEGMVVDTMSQEAIDTRKFVLEMLLTDHPNDCMSCEVNGDCELQDLVYDYGVKWPEHAGKRHEWPLDPDPNPFIFIDRNKCILCSRCIRACGERQNRDVWSFAFRGFQTKLVAGADQPMLEAGCESCGQCVAYCPVGALYDKMSLGKGRVSQVKKVRTTCSYCGVGCNFDLNVRDGKIVRVTSTREAPVNGLALCVKGRYGYDYVHHPDRLTRPLVRAKWLAGLALSGAEGAEEQVASGRWQVVGEEATERRRDAGTQQDGGNGHHSNLQSPNPQSPISPDAFIAVDWDTALEVVAGKFAAERKERGGDAFAVLASAKCTNEENFLIAKLTRQLLATNSIDHCARL, from the coding sequence ATGACCCTGCACCTCACCATCGACGGCCAACGCGTTTCCGCCCCGGCCGGCGCCACCATCCTCGACGCCGCCCGCACGGCCGGCATCCGCATCCCCACCCTCTGCCATCATCCCGACCTGAGCACGGTCGGCGCCTGCCGGATGTGCGTGGTCAGCGTGCGGGGCGCCCGCGCCCTGCAGACGGCCTGCACCACGCCCGCCGCCGAGGGCATGGTGGTGGATACGATGAGCCAGGAAGCTATCGACACCCGCAAGTTCGTGCTGGAGATGCTCCTCACCGACCATCCCAACGACTGCATGAGCTGCGAAGTCAACGGCGACTGCGAACTGCAGGACCTGGTCTACGATTACGGCGTCAAGTGGCCGGAGCACGCCGGCAAACGCCACGAATGGCCGCTCGACCCCGACCCCAACCCCTTCATCTTCATCGACCGCAACAAGTGCATCCTCTGCAGCCGCTGCATCCGCGCCTGCGGCGAGCGCCAGAACCGGGACGTGTGGAGCTTCGCCTTCCGCGGCTTCCAGACCAAGCTGGTGGCCGGGGCCGACCAACCGATGTTGGAGGCAGGCTGCGAAAGCTGCGGCCAGTGCGTGGCCTACTGCCCGGTGGGGGCGCTGTACGACAAGATGAGTTTGGGCAAAGGCCGGGTCAGCCAGGTGAAAAAGGTGCGCACCACCTGTTCCTATTGCGGCGTGGGCTGCAACTTCGACCTGAATGTGCGCGACGGCAAGATCGTGCGGGTGACGAGCACGCGCGAGGCCCCGGTCAATGGCCTGGCTTTGTGCGTCAAGGGCCGCTATGGCTACGACTATGTGCATCATCCCGACCGGCTGACGCGACCGCTGGTGCGGGCGAAGTGGCTGGCGGGGCTTGCCCTGAGCGGAGCCGAAGGGGCGGAGGAGCAGGTGGCCAGCGGCAGGTGGCAGGTCGTCGGGGAGGAGGCGACCGAGAGACGCAGGGACGCAGGGACGCAGCAAGATGGGGGCAACGGGCATCACTCGAATCTCCAATCCCCCAATCCCCAATCTCCAATCTCCCCAGATGCCTTCATCGCCGTCGATTGGGATACGGCCCTGGAGGTGGTGGCGGGCAAGTTCGCCGCCGAAAGGAAAGAGCGCGGCGGCGATGCCTTTGCCGTGCTGGCCTCGGCCAAATGCACCAACGAGGAGAACTTCCTCATCGCCAAGCTCACCCGCCAGCTTCTGGCCACGAACAGCATCGACCATTGCGCCCGTCTCTGA
- a CDS encoding molybdopterin-dependent oxidoreductase, producing MTNSIKDIADESKCIFIIGSNTSEQHPVIGTKIRRAKRQRGAKLIVADPRRIDIANYADLHLRHKPGTDIALLNGLMHIILREGWEDEDFIASRTEGIEELRQVVAKYTPEVTSDITGVPAADIERAARIMAENRPGSLLYAMGITQHTVGVPNVMTCANLQMLLGNMGKPGSGVNPLRGQNNVQGACDMGALPNFYAGYQRVTDDAARGKFEAAWGVGLDNRVGLTVTEMINAAERGDVRCLYIIGENPMTSDPDLNHVRHSLDKTEFIVIQEIFFSETCQYADVVFPAAAFAEKDGAFTNTERRVQRVRKAVNPPGEAKTDSWIVIELARRLLALGVATPDPEAPYGDWDYAGPTDVLEEINALTPIYAGITHRRLEAGESLQWPVPNENHPGTPILHTSKFSRGLGRFVASDHVPPAELPDAAYPLMLTTGRVIYHWHGGEMTHRARNLEAMYPEALVEIHPKDAMKAAIGDGELMKVASRRGEIVAKAEITDRVEPGLIFTTFHFADSAANFLTNPALDPQAKIPEFKVCAVRVEPVT from the coding sequence ATGACCAACTCGATCAAGGACATCGCCGACGAGAGCAAGTGCATCTTCATCATCGGCTCCAACACCAGCGAGCAGCACCCCGTCATCGGCACCAAGATCCGCCGGGCCAAGCGCCAGCGCGGGGCCAAACTGATCGTCGCCGACCCGCGCCGCATCGACATCGCCAACTATGCCGACCTGCACCTGCGCCACAAGCCCGGCACCGACATCGCCCTGCTCAACGGCCTCATGCATATCATCCTGCGCGAGGGCTGGGAAGATGAGGATTTCATCGCCAGCCGCACCGAGGGCATCGAAGAACTGCGGCAGGTGGTGGCCAAATACACGCCGGAGGTGACGAGCGATATCACCGGGGTGCCGGCGGCCGACATCGAGCGCGCCGCCCGCATAATGGCCGAGAACCGGCCTGGCAGCCTGCTCTATGCCATGGGCATCACCCAGCACACGGTGGGCGTGCCCAATGTGATGACCTGCGCCAACCTGCAAATGCTGTTGGGCAACATGGGCAAGCCCGGCAGCGGAGTCAACCCCCTGCGCGGGCAGAACAATGTTCAGGGCGCCTGCGACATGGGCGCGTTGCCGAACTTCTACGCCGGCTATCAGCGTGTGACCGATGACGCCGCCCGTGGCAAGTTCGAGGCCGCCTGGGGCGTGGGCCTGGACAACCGCGTGGGCCTGACCGTGACCGAGATGATCAACGCCGCCGAACGCGGGGATGTGCGCTGCCTGTACATCATCGGCGAGAACCCGATGACCAGCGACCCCGACCTCAACCACGTGCGCCATTCGCTCGACAAAACCGAGTTCATCGTCATCCAGGAGATCTTCTTCTCCGAGACCTGCCAATACGCCGATGTCGTCTTCCCGGCGGCGGCCTTCGCCGAGAAGGATGGCGCCTTCACCAACACCGAGCGCCGGGTGCAGCGCGTGCGCAAGGCCGTGAATCCGCCCGGCGAGGCCAAGACGGATTCGTGGATCGTGATCGAACTGGCCCGGCGGCTGCTGGCGCTCGGGGTCGCCACCCCTGACCCCGAAGCGCCCTATGGCGATTGGGATTACGCCGGCCCGACCGATGTGCTGGAAGAGATCAACGCCCTCACCCCCATCTACGCCGGGATCACCCACCGCCGGCTGGAGGCGGGCGAATCCTTGCAGTGGCCGGTTCCCAACGAAAACCACCCCGGTACGCCCATCCTCCACACCAGCAAGTTCAGCCGTGGGCTGGGGCGCTTCGTCGCCAGCGACCATGTGCCGCCGGCCGAACTGCCCGACGCCGCCTATCCGCTCATGCTCACCACCGGGCGCGTCATCTACCATTGGCACGGGGGCGAGATGACGCACCGGGCGCGCAACCTGGAGGCCATGTATCCCGAAGCCCTGGTGGAAATCCACCCGAAGGATGCCATGAAGGCGGCCATCGGCGACGGCGAACTGATGAAAGTGGCCTCACGGCGGGGCGAGATCGTGGCCAAGGCCGAGATCACCGACCGCGTCGAACCCGGCCTCATCTTTACCACCTTCCATTTTGCCGACTCGGCCGCCAATTTCCTCACCAATCCCGCCCTCGACCCCCAGGCCAAGATACCCGAGTTCAAGGTCTGTGCGGTGCGGGTGGAGCCGGTGACTTGA
- a CDS encoding type II toxin-antitoxin system VapC family toxin, which yields MTAMKPRVYLETSIISYLAARISRNILVAANQQVTQEWWETRRLKFDLFISSAVVNEISRGNPEMAAQRLKIVEGIPILPVEEKALLLAEKLVERQAVPQKSVEDALHMAIATAEGMEYLLTWNLRHIANAAMRKRIEQVCRDHGYEPPIMCSPQELMEV from the coding sequence GTGACGGCCATGAAACCCAGGGTTTATCTGGAAACCAGCATCATCAGCTACCTGGCAGCGCGCATCAGCCGCAACATCCTTGTTGCCGCCAATCAACAGGTGACACAGGAGTGGTGGGAGACGCGACGCCTGAAATTTGATTTGTTCATCTCATCCGCAGTGGTGAACGAGATAAGTCGTGGAAACCCAGAAATGGCAGCTCAACGACTGAAAATCGTTGAAGGCATACCTATCTTACCAGTAGAAGAAAAAGCATTGCTTCTGGCAGAAAAGCTTGTAGAACGCCAGGCAGTTCCGCAAAAATCAGTCGAAGACGCTTTGCACATGGCAATTGCCACGGCAGAAGGTATGGAATACTTGCTGACATGGAATCTCAGGCACATTGCCAACGCAGCAATGCGCAAGAGGATCGAACAGGTCTGCCGTGATCATGGCTACGAGCCACCGATCATGTGCTCTCCCCAGGAATTGATGGAGGTCTAA
- a CDS encoding glycosyltransferase family 4 protein, with protein sequence MTSPFFDAGIAILGPFPPRPGGVSVQCAILADCLERDGARVTRVNTDLPRLRQQGRAGRLLLPLAQVFAIARQLRATRADWQVLHVHAASWWGFMPAVVGLLSRRWGKRLVLSYHGGEAAAFLARLGWLARPLLQRYDALLALTPSQARLFAQVGLHARVVPNIVPIQNFSFRPRGPLAPNLLWLRQLEPRYRPADALAVFARIQAVHPAATLALAGGGSLMTELRRQVEAEQRAGVRFCGHLDAAAVAPTYDAADIFLNTSAIDNLPLTLIEASASGLPVVSTSAGAIPDLIRQEENGLLAPVGDVEGLAGHILRLLADPDLARRLSVAGRANAERFAWEQVGTDLATAFGLPLRLL encoded by the coding sequence ATGACATCGCCCTTCTTCGACGCCGGCATCGCCATCCTGGGGCCGTTCCCGCCGCGACCGGGCGGCGTCTCGGTGCAGTGCGCCATCCTGGCCGACTGCCTGGAGCGCGACGGCGCCCGTGTGACGCGGGTGAACACCGATCTGCCCCGGTTGCGCCAGCAGGGGCGGGCTGGGCGCCTGCTGCTGCCCCTCGCCCAGGTGTTTGCCATCGCTCGCCAACTGCGCGCCACCCGCGCTGACTGGCAAGTGCTGCACGTCCATGCCGCCTCATGGTGGGGCTTCATGCCGGCCGTGGTGGGCCTGCTATCGCGACGCTGGGGCAAGCGGCTGGTGCTCAGCTATCACGGCGGCGAGGCGGCTGCCTTCCTGGCCCGCCTGGGCTGGCTGGCCCGTCCGCTGCTACAGCGCTACGACGCCCTCTTGGCGCTGACGCCCAGCCAGGCCCGGCTTTTCGCCCAGGTCGGCCTGCATGCCCGCGTCGTGCCCAACATCGTCCCGATCCAGAACTTCAGTTTTCGACCGCGCGGCCCACTGGCTCCCAACCTCCTCTGGCTGCGGCAGTTGGAGCCGCGCTACCGCCCGGCCGACGCCCTGGCCGTCTTCGCCCGCATCCAGGCCGTTCACCCTGCCGCCACCCTCGCCCTGGCCGGGGGCGGGAGCCTGATGACCGAGCTAAGGCGTCAGGTCGAGGCCGAACAACGTGCGGGGGTCAGGTTCTGCGGCCACCTGGACGCCGCTGCCGTGGCCCCGACCTATGACGCCGCCGACATCTTTCTCAACACCTCGGCCATCGACAACCTGCCACTGACGTTGATCGAAGCCAGCGCCAGCGGTCTGCCGGTGGTCAGCACCAGCGCCGGGGCCATCCCGGACCTGATCCGGCAGGAAGAAAACGGGCTGTTGGCGCCGGTCGGCGATGTGGAAGGGCTGGCCGGCCACATCCTGCGGCTGTTGGCCGACCCCGACCTGGCACGGCGGCTGTCAGTGGCCGGGCGGGCCAATGCCGAGCGTTTTGCCTGGGAGCAGGTGGGGACGGATTTGGCGACGGCGTTTGGCTTGCCCCTGCGGCTGCTCTGA
- a CDS encoding DUF362 domain-containing protein produces the protein MSKSKVAILRTSPRTVLADYHRLMNLAGYQDVIAKDADTALKVNISWHFFYPGSSTTPWQLEGVIRAMKQDGYDPNLIHACHNRTVVIDAHLGERENKQINVVQAHGLRNIHLYEGEEWIHIREAVGDLADKFLVLNDVYPGGFYIPRRFIGENIIHLPTVKCVHPDTEIVLANGDLVRIGDLVENELKHGGAIVDEDGDTRIAARAGLLSLSDGGQLGPQATRYFWRTPLKGRTIWRVRTRTGREVKASAEHPFLTPQGWRRAASLQVGDRIAIPRKIAITGQSQPLPRLQKTYGQTSTRWMNIPATTSPDFWRWLGYFMAEGWMQPMSTSCRFWFSNADSAIQSDYIDLSKRIFGLEPTQRADEPYTFYFDSLQMQEFFGLLGLTAPLNAGTKHAPALLFRCPDDEIAAFLQGYFDGDGAVGQRDGLHAVTKSERLAGHLHYLLARLGVVAFKGPRWSRSEKGGEKRWYHEIAVYGDELVALSRHIRLLSAHKQERLEQLVARRQSNKRPSNWDTIPVAPETFRSVREGLGFTQASTGRPSSVNNIENRYTQPTRPLVQYFVERFEQADTAKTYASQIAEMAMLAREDMAWDHIVAIEEIEADCEHLYDFTMEAEPNFVGNGMVLHNTHIFTTTTGAMKNAFGGLLNERRHWTHPVIHETLVDLLLIQKHIHRGVFAVMDGTFAGDGPGPRCMVPYVKNVLLASDDQVAIDAMAAKLMGLDPMSIKFIRLAHEQGLGCGDPSEIEVVGDEEVGRQNWHFVGPFQQMTFASRMQHKIYWGPLKKPIEWSLKTVLAPWSYLASVLYHDTFWYPFIGKQKMQAALNSDWGRLFRNWETARSDSQGYPNVGSEAPELQRAGMSAFWRSWGILWTALSEAPEVAAARRRQLPSANGHQPPLLAGEAEQPSPEPDQATTARRALPLALVLLSLLLFILGRRRRRAQS, from the coding sequence ATGTCCAAGAGCAAAGTCGCAATCCTGCGCACCTCCCCTCGCACCGTCCTGGCCGACTATCACCGGCTGATGAATCTGGCGGGCTATCAGGACGTCATCGCCAAAGACGCCGACACCGCCCTCAAGGTCAACATTTCCTGGCATTTCTTCTACCCTGGCAGCTCGACCACACCCTGGCAGCTGGAGGGCGTCATCCGGGCTATGAAGCAGGATGGCTACGACCCCAACCTGATCCACGCCTGCCACAACCGCACCGTCGTCATCGACGCCCACCTGGGCGAGCGCGAGAACAAGCAGATCAACGTCGTCCAGGCGCACGGCCTGCGCAACATCCACCTTTACGAAGGCGAGGAGTGGATCCACATTCGCGAGGCCGTGGGCGACCTGGCCGACAAATTCCTCGTCCTCAACGACGTTTACCCTGGCGGTTTCTACATCCCCCGGCGCTTCATCGGCGAGAATATCATTCACTTGCCGACGGTGAAGTGTGTACACCCCGATACCGAGATCGTATTGGCAAATGGCGACCTGGTGCGTATCGGCGATCTGGTGGAGAACGAACTGAAGCATGGTGGCGCTATCGTCGATGAGGATGGCGACACACGCATCGCCGCACGGGCGGGCTTGCTTAGTCTGTCGGATGGCGGTCAGTTGGGGCCACAGGCCACGCGCTATTTTTGGCGCACACCGCTCAAAGGACGGACGATTTGGCGGGTGCGCACCAGAACCGGACGCGAGGTCAAAGCCTCGGCCGAGCATCCCTTCCTCACGCCGCAGGGCTGGCGCCGGGCGGCATCGCTGCAAGTGGGCGACCGTATCGCCATCCCCCGAAAGATCGCCATCACCGGCCAGAGCCAACCCTTGCCGCGGCTGCAAAAGACCTATGGCCAGACCTCGACCAGGTGGATGAACATCCCTGCGACCACCTCGCCGGATTTCTGGCGCTGGCTGGGCTATTTCATGGCCGAAGGCTGGATGCAGCCGATGTCGACTAGTTGCCGATTCTGGTTTAGCAATGCCGATTCGGCCATCCAGTCCGACTACATCGACTTGAGCAAACGCATCTTCGGTCTGGAGCCGACGCAACGAGCAGATGAACCGTACACCTTCTACTTCGATTCATTGCAAATGCAGGAGTTCTTTGGCTTGCTCGGTCTGACGGCGCCCCTCAATGCCGGCACGAAGCACGCGCCTGCACTCTTGTTCCGTTGCCCAGATGACGAGATCGCCGCCTTCCTCCAGGGCTATTTCGATGGCGATGGCGCTGTGGGGCAGCGCGATGGTCTGCATGCTGTCACCAAGAGCGAACGGCTGGCAGGGCACCTGCACTATCTGTTGGCGCGGTTGGGCGTCGTAGCGTTCAAGGGGCCGCGGTGGAGTCGTTCTGAAAAAGGTGGCGAGAAGCGCTGGTATCACGAAATAGCGGTGTATGGCGATGAATTGGTCGCACTCAGCCGCCACATCCGCCTGCTCAGTGCGCATAAACAGGAGCGCCTGGAGCAGCTGGTTGCCCGCCGGCAGAGCAACAAGCGCCCCTCCAATTGGGATACCATCCCCGTGGCGCCGGAAACCTTCAGATCTGTGCGCGAGGGACTGGGCTTCACACAGGCCTCCACCGGACGCCCTTCCTCGGTCAACAACATTGAGAACCGCTATACCCAACCCACCCGTCCGCTAGTTCAGTATTTCGTCGAGCGATTCGAGCAGGCCGACACGGCGAAAACCTACGCCAGCCAAATCGCAGAGATGGCGATGTTGGCGCGTGAGGACATGGCCTGGGATCACATCGTTGCCATCGAAGAGATCGAAGCGGATTGCGAGCATCTCTATGATTTCACGATGGAGGCGGAACCCAATTTTGTCGGCAACGGCATGGTGCTGCACAACACCCACATCTTCACCACCACCACCGGCGCCATGAAAAACGCCTTTGGCGGGCTGCTGAACGAGCGCCGTCACTGGACGCACCCGGTCATCCACGAGACGCTGGTGGACCTGCTGCTGATCCAGAAGCACATCCACCGCGGCGTCTTTGCGGTCATGGATGGCACCTTCGCCGGCGATGGCCCCGGCCCGCGCTGCATGGTTCCCTATGTCAAGAACGTCCTCCTGGCCTCGGACGACCAGGTGGCCATCGACGCCATGGCCGCCAAGCTCATGGGCCTGGACCCGATGTCGATCAAGTTCATCCGCCTGGCCCACGAACAGGGGCTGGGCTGCGGCGACCCGTCCGAGATCGAGGTCGTCGGCGACGAGGAGGTGGGCCGCCAGAACTGGCATTTCGTCGGCCCCTTCCAGCAAATGACCTTCGCCAGCCGCATGCAGCACAAAATCTATTGGGGGCCGCTGAAGAAGCCGATCGAGTGGTCATTGAAGACGGTGCTGGCGCCGTGGAGCTATCTGGCCTCGGTGCTCTACCATGACACCTTCTGGTACCCGTTTATTGGCAAGCAAAAGATGCAGGCGGCGCTGAACAGCGACTGGGGCCGGCTCTTCCGCAACTGGGAGACGGCTCGCTCCGACAGCCAGGGCTACCCCAACGTTGGTTCCGAGGCGCCGGAATTGCAGCGGGCCGGGATGTCGGCCTTCTGGCGCTCGTGGGGCATCCTGTGGACGGCGCTGAGCGAGGCGCCGGAGGTGGCGGCGGCGCGGCGGCGGCAACTCCCTTCTGCCAACGGCCACCAGCCGCCGCTCCTGGCCGGCGAAGCAGAACAACCATCGCCGGAGCCAGACCAGGCCACGACCGCCCGGCGGGCGCTGCCCCTCGCGCTTGTGCTCCTCAGCCTGCTCTTGTTCATCCTGGGCCGGCGGCGCAGGCGAGCGCAATCATAG